Proteins from a genomic interval of Pseudomonas paeninsulae:
- the ihfB gene encoding integration host factor subunit beta, whose amino-acid sequence MTKSELIERIVTHQGQLSNKDVELAIKTMLEQMSQALATGDRIEIRGFGSFSLHYRAPRVGRNPKTGQSVPLDGKFVPHFKPGKELRDRVNEDE is encoded by the coding sequence ATGACCAAGTCGGAGTTGATCGAAAGGATCGTCACCCATCAGGGGCAGCTCTCAAACAAAGATGTCGAGCTGGCCATCAAGACCATGCTGGAGCAGATGTCCCAGGCATTGGCTACGGGGGACCGCATTGAAATTCGCGGCTTTGGCAGTTTCTCGCTGCACTACCGCGCCCCTCGCGTGGGCCGTAACCCAAAAACCGGCCAGTCGGTACCACTGGATGGCAAGTTCGTGCCGCATTTCAAGCCGGGTAAGGAGCTGCGCGATCGGGTCAACGAGGACGAGTAG
- a CDS encoding sensor histidine kinase — protein MSIEENIASPSQALPPKASQGVSGSSSAPTLNSRLPGWQRVCAALRRLSRSSQFVIAASIILGLTMTFVGNLVSKTIERSAVQAAADTGALYMTTFLEPYVQDLTTTSSLSVQTAQAIDHLMTSPTLSAHVISVKIWSPDGTILYSTNKDLVNKSFSTTEIALALQGKTVTEWGELNEEENSYERSLGIPLYEIYAPLREFGTGRIIAVGEFYELAEVLEQEINQVRREVWVIVGTATVSMLLLLFAIVHRGERIIVRQQQALSEHMHEQALLHAKNIGLQRKITTANQAFSRINELTLRRIGADLHDGPAQLLTLILVRVDELNTVQGRNNKNGAQPEGDALETIRNAAQDALREVREISRGLALPEINGMSLRQELELVVQRHRQRTETEVDLTCIALPENVPAPHKVCIYRFIQEALNNSYRHADAKGQAVLVSYARGLLTIQVTDTGDGMESDRLMATSEGRTRLGLAGMRYRVESLGGKFHIQSMPGAGTGVCAQFKLGYRNKRPSEATSV, from the coding sequence ATGTCCATCGAGGAGAATATCGCATCCCCATCTCAGGCCTTACCACCAAAGGCCAGCCAGGGCGTATCCGGATCGAGTTCGGCGCCTACGTTGAATTCGCGCCTGCCGGGGTGGCAAAGGGTATGCGCAGCACTGCGCCGCTTGAGTCGCTCGAGTCAATTCGTCATTGCCGCGTCGATCATTCTGGGGTTGACCATGACCTTCGTCGGCAACCTCGTCAGTAAGACCATCGAACGCTCGGCAGTGCAGGCGGCAGCAGATACTGGCGCCTTGTACATGACCACCTTCCTCGAGCCCTATGTACAGGATCTGACAACGACCAGCAGCCTTTCCGTGCAGACGGCTCAAGCCATTGACCACCTGATGACCAGCCCCACGCTGAGCGCTCATGTGATCTCGGTGAAAATCTGGAGCCCGGACGGCACAATTCTTTACAGCACCAACAAGGACCTGGTGAACAAGTCGTTTTCGACAACGGAGATCGCCCTGGCATTACAGGGAAAAACGGTAACGGAATGGGGCGAGCTGAACGAAGAAGAAAATAGCTATGAACGCAGTCTGGGCATTCCTCTCTATGAGATTTATGCCCCACTGCGCGAGTTCGGCACGGGCCGAATCATTGCCGTTGGCGAGTTCTACGAACTGGCGGAAGTGCTTGAGCAAGAAATAAATCAGGTCCGTCGGGAAGTGTGGGTCATCGTTGGCACCGCTACCGTCTCGATGTTGTTGCTACTGTTCGCCATCGTGCACCGTGGCGAACGGATCATCGTACGGCAACAGCAGGCGCTCAGCGAACACATGCATGAACAGGCCCTGCTGCATGCAAAGAATATCGGCCTGCAGCGTAAAATCACCACCGCAAACCAGGCATTCTCGCGCATCAACGAACTCACCTTGCGCCGTATCGGCGCAGACCTACATGACGGACCCGCCCAGTTGCTGACCCTGATCCTGGTCAGGGTCGATGAGCTCAACACCGTGCAAGGGCGCAACAACAAGAACGGAGCCCAACCGGAAGGAGATGCACTTGAGACAATAAGAAATGCCGCTCAGGACGCACTTCGAGAGGTTCGCGAAATTTCCCGTGGCTTGGCCCTGCCAGAAATCAACGGTATGAGCTTGCGCCAGGAGCTGGAGCTCGTGGTACAGCGACATCGACAGCGAACCGAAACCGAGGTCGATCTCACCTGCATAGCGCTGCCAGAAAACGTGCCGGCACCGCACAAGGTCTGTATCTATCGTTTTATCCAGGAAGCGTTGAACAATTCCTATCGTCATGCCGACGCCAAGGGCCAGGCCGTCCTCGTGTCCTATGCCCGGGGGCTGCTGACCATCCAAGTGACCGATACCGGGGACGGCATGGAGAGCGACAGACTGATGGCCACAAGTGAAGGCAGGACGCGTCTGGGCTTGGCCGGTATGCGCTACCGCGTAGAGTCGCTGGGAGGGAAGTTCCACATCCAATCCATGCCCGGCGCTGGCACCGGGGTATGCGCGCAATTCAAGCTGGGCTACCGAAACAAGCGTCCCTCTGAGGCGACTAGCGTCTAG
- a CDS encoding response regulator transcription factor, producing the protein MSSRIRICIVDDHPLLRQGVAAALRRVAEFEVVEQGGSADEAKAIASKHTPDVMLMDVNMPGDSFAAVRSIVIETPTVKVLMLTVSESEDDAYAALEAGAKGYVLKGISGPELVQAIKSVALGQTFITPGFASKLISNLKKQNDDEKGIAELTHREEQIIREVANGLTNREVAEKFSLSEKTVKHYMTSVMQKLHVRNRVEAVTAIRHHWDSQQTSRVRQRQASQRLMPFPPGSGMD; encoded by the coding sequence ATGAGTTCCAGAATAAGGATTTGCATAGTCGACGATCATCCGCTCTTGAGGCAGGGCGTCGCTGCGGCGCTCAGGAGAGTTGCCGAGTTCGAGGTGGTGGAGCAGGGTGGTTCTGCCGATGAAGCCAAAGCTATTGCCAGCAAACACACGCCGGACGTGATGTTGATGGACGTGAACATGCCCGGTGACAGCTTTGCTGCCGTGCGTTCCATCGTTATAGAGACGCCAACGGTCAAGGTTTTGATGTTGACTGTGTCCGAATCCGAAGACGATGCTTACGCCGCTTTGGAGGCTGGTGCCAAAGGTTATGTGCTCAAAGGTATAAGCGGGCCGGAACTGGTGCAGGCGATTAAGAGCGTGGCGCTGGGACAAACCTTTATCACCCCAGGTTTTGCCAGCAAGCTGATCAGCAACCTCAAGAAGCAGAACGACGATGAAAAGGGTATTGCTGAACTTACCCACCGCGAGGAGCAAATCATCCGTGAGGTCGCCAACGGGTTGACCAACCGCGAAGTTGCCGAGAAATTCTCGCTGAGCGAAAAAACCGTTAAGCACTACATGACCAGCGTGATGCAAAAGCTCCATGTGCGTAATCGGGTTGAGGCGGTCACGGCTATCAGGCACCACTGGGATAGTCAGCAAACATCGCGAGTCAGGCAGCGTCAGGCCAGCCAGCGACTGATGCCCTTCCCGCCAGGCAGTGGTATGGATTAG